The Streptomyces sannanensis genome includes the window GTCAGCCCAGCCCGCGGCCAAGCGTGCGATCCAGGAGATCTACAACGCCGAGGACAAGGAGCACGCGGCCCGGGCTGTGCGCGACTTCGAACGGGCCTACGGGGCCAAGTACCCCAAGGTCGTCAAGCGGATCACGGACGATGAGGACGAACTCCTGGCGTTCTTCGACTTTCCCGCCGAGCACTGGATCCATCTGCGGACCACCAACCCGATCGAGTCGACCTTCGCCACCGTGCGCCTGCGGACCAAGGTCACCAGGGGCGCCGGCACCCGCGCGGCCGGACTGGCCATGGTCTTCAAGCTAATCGAGTCCGCTCAGGCCCGCTGGCGAGCCGTGAACGCGCCCCACCTCGTCCGGGCCGGAGCCCGCTTCAAACGTGGTCAGCTCGTTGAGCGCGAGGGGCGGGCAGCCTGATGGACACCCCCAATCCGCTGACCGACGAGGAACTCGCCGTGATCGAGGAGCTTGCCGGTGCTGCGACTCCCGGTCCCTGGCACGTGCGCCAACTGGACGACGACTTCGCCATGAGCCTCGTCGCCATCAGCACTGTTCCCGACATCGGAGCCGGCGAACGCTGGCCAGACTTCGACCACCGGCAGATCGTGGCCGCCACCCTGGTCCAGCAGCCACGATATGTCGACGTCGCGGACGAACGCTGGGATGAGAACGCCAACTTCATCGCCAACGCCCGCCAGGACATTCCCCGCCTGATCGCCGAGATCCGACGTCTCCGCCGCCTCCTCGAAGCCAACGGTCAGAAGCCCGAGGAAGGCTGAAGCGCACCACCGATCCACAGGAATTGACAATTACTCTCTGCCAGTCCTGCAACACCCTAGTACTCCAGCTGTAGATCGTGATCTTGATGGACTTCGGCAGGATCTCCCGGGACATCGTGTGGGGGTGTGGCGGCCTGAGCGGGCACCATGCACAGGTGAGCATCATCATCAAGTTCTTCATCGCCCCTGACGACACCTCAGCTGCGGGCATTGTTGATCGCGGGCCGGTCGGCGTCTTCGACTCGCTGGCCTGCGGCAACTTCGATGCTTCCGAGGCGGTGGTCGAGTGGGAGAGCCTGCTTACTGGGCAGAGCTTCGAGGCGCTCGTCGCGTCCGATGAGCCGCGCATGGTTGCTGACCCAGAGGATGGGGACGGCCCCCTGCTGTTTGTCGCCTCGGGTGCGCTTCAAGGAGCGCTGGCCGGCGCTTCGGCCTCTCGCCTTGCCGAGGTCGGCGAGCTGTGGATCCAGGAACGGGCCGCCGAGGGCGAGGCGTTCGACTTGGAGATGGTGCGGGAACTCCTGGGTGATCTGGCAGACCTGGCCCGTGCCGCCGAGGGGCGGGGTCACGGCCTGTACTGCTGGATGGCCTAGCATCCCGGCCGCCGCGGTACGGTCCCGCGATCTGGACCGGGAGCGAGACGGTTGCGGCCACCGGTGATCATCGTGGTTTGTGAAGACAACGAACGATCAAGCGGTGGCCGCAGGTCACAGCGTAGACCCGGTCCACTGGCAGGACGTATTCGAGGGCCTGATGAGCCGGATCGCGGGTCGTTTCGCGCGGGTGGAGCCCCGCCGCCGAGTCCGGCGGTTGGTGCTCGGACTCCTGTCGGACCTGCCTCGCAAGAACTGCTGGACGATCGCCGAGTGGGCCGGGGAGTCCACCCCAGACGCGATGCAGCACCTGCTCAGCCGGGCCAAGTGGGACGCCGACGCGGTCCGTGATGACGTGCGGGGCTACGTGGTGGAGCACCTGCGCGACGAGCGGGCGGTGCTGGTGGTCGACGAGACCGGCGACGTGAAGAAGGGCACCGCCACGGTCGGTGTCCAGCGCCAGTACACCGGCACTGCCGGCAGAATCGAGAACGCCCAAGTTGCCGTCTACCTGGTCTACGCCGGTCAGCGCGGGCATGCCGCGGTGGACCGGGAGTTGTACGTCCCGCGCTCCTGGACCGCCGACCCCGACCGCTGCCGGGCCGCCGGGCTTGGCGAGGAGACCGCTTTCGCCACCAAGCCGGAACTGGCTGCGCGGATGGTCGCCCGGTTCCTGGACGCCGGCCACCGGGCCGCGTGGGTTGCGGGCGACGAGGTCTACGGCGGTAACCCGAAACTTCGCACGGTGCTGGAGGAACGCGGCACCGGCTACGTCCTCGCGGTGGCCTGCTCGTACGAAGCCGCAACTGGAGCCGGCAAGTTCCGTGCCGACACCCTGGCCAAGAAGGTCCCCAAGCGGGCCTGGCAGAAGCTGTCGGCGGGGACCGGTGCGAAGGGCCACCGCTTCTACGACTGGGCCGTCATCGACCTCGCCGACCCCCGACCCGGGAGCCGCCAGATGCTGATCCGCCGCAACCGCAGCACCGGCGAACTCGCCTACTACCGCTGCTACTCGCCCGCCGCAGTGCCGCTGGCCGAGTTGGTGCGAGTAGCTGGATCAAGGTGGCGGGTGGAGGAGTTCTTCCAGTCCGGCAAGGGCCTGGCC containing:
- a CDS encoding IS701 family transposase; translation: MSRIAGRFARVEPRRRVRRLVLGLLSDLPRKNCWTIAEWAGESTPDAMQHLLSRAKWDADAVRDDVRGYVVEHLRDERAVLVVDETGDVKKGTATVGVQRQYTGTAGRIENAQVAVYLVYAGQRGHAAVDRELYVPRSWTADPDRCRAAGLGEETAFATKPELAARMVARFLDAGHRAAWVAGDEVYGGNPKLRTVLEERGTGYVLAVACSYEAATGAGKFRADTLAKKVPKRAWQKLSAGTGAKGHRFYDWAVIDLADPRPGSRQMLIRRNRSTGELAYYRCYSPAAVPLAELVRVAGSRWRVEEFFQSGKGLAALDEHQVRRYTSWSRWVTLAMLAHAFLAVVRADDHARQPAPNGLIPLTCNEIQRLFITLVVRPVHDAAHRLGWSDWRRRHQARSQASHYRRQAAQA